The DNA region GCTTCTCGCTAGCCGCAGCAGGTGATATTTGTTCAGTCATTGGCAACTCACTGGTAAGTTGTTTGCTTAATTACTATTTTACAGCTCTTCTCGAGCGATGACTAGTCCATACAagccaaaatttttcagtagATAATGCGACTCCGAAGACAGTAAATATCGAAATAGCGAGAATTTGGCCTAGAAAATGCCCTCGTAGTGCCCGCCAGCTACTGCCTTCATCCCAAATATCAGTCTTGGTATTGGAAGGAGCTCTAAAATCTTTTCTCTAGATTGGAAACCCACTACAATCGCTTGGGAAGCAAAACCAGCAGTTTCGTAGACAAACAGGTCCTATGTAGCTTCCGAACGCACTGACGCTGAGCTTCAGCGTCAACTCCGGTCCTTAGCCGCGAATCAAAGCTGCAGATTTCAGATAGAAAGTGTTTTTTCTGTGAGCTTACTGGCACGGGTGTATCATTGTAATAGTATACAGGGAGGGGATACGCTTCTACGCAGAGCACGATTACTCCTTGTTGGCTAATCAATGACGCCGTCGATATGTTGAGATAGCCTGTATATAACATTTGTATTAGAACCAAAGGAAATCCTTCCGCATCGCGGGTTCTTAGTATCAAAGCTCACACACATCTCATCTGTTTAATATTGATTAGACAAAACCCTACAAACAAGCGACCCAAGCAGCGTCAAAATGAACAGAATCTTTGGATATGGCGGGCGCAAGAACCACGAGCAGCTTTTGCAGGACTCCAACAAGGCCATGAACGAGGCACAGCAGTCCATGCAACAACGTATTTCGGGCATTGACACTCAGATTTCACAACTAAACGTGCAATTGCAAGCTATACAACGGAAGATCTCATCAACCAAATCTGCAGCGGGCCAGAAGCCTTTACGGCAGCGCGCCCTAAAGCTGCTCAATAAGCGCAAGCAGCTGGAAGGAATGAGAGACTCCTTGGACTCACAGTCGTGGTCCATGAACCAGGCTCAAATGACTAGCGACAACCTCAGGAACACAATGGTGACTGTCAACGCCCTCAAGCAAACCAATAAAGCTCTGAAAGCTCAGTATGGCAAGATCAACGTTGACAAACTCCAAGACATGCAGGACGAGATGCTCGACCTTGTGGAACAAGGTGAGGAGCTCCAGCAAGTGCTAGCAATGGGCAGTGGCGCCCAAGACTTCGACGACATCAGCGAGACCGAGCTCGATGCAGAGCTGGAGGCTCTTGGGGATGACCAGCTCTACGGAGAAATGAACTTAGAGGGCGACACCGCAGGTGAAATCCCCTCCTACCTAAGCGGGACGGTACCTCAGTTCGTGGATGAAGAGCCCCTATCGGAGGCAGAGGGCAAGCTGGAGACTGCTACGTAGATCGTCTGCTGTTCTCTATGTACGCATATAACATATAATCAAAGCTTCTTTACGGCCATGATGTAGTTGCCAATTCCGGAACATTCGTGAATGGCCCAACCCTTCAAGGGCACATACATGGTGCCTTTGCAGTCCAGAACCTGGTACTGTCCCGCACACTCGTCCTTGAACCATTGTTCTATCTCCTCCGAGTTAATGTACTTTGAGAGGTGGTGAGTCCCAGAAGGAACAACTTTAATAACTCGCTCGGCCACGAAAATGGTTGTGAACCATGATATGGGATCCCTGTTGATTGTACTCAGGAACAGGACACCGCCTCTATTGAGCCGGTTCCACGCGTGTCTCAAAATTTCGCTCGGCTGGTCGACGTGCTCCAGCATCTCCATGCAAGTAACAAGATCGTAGTTTTCTGTCACATCTTCCAAAGGAACAAGCTGGTAGTTGagcttgttcttgaccAAGGGGTCCTTCTCTGCATGTCCACGCGCAACCTCAATGCATTCTGGAGTTAAATCAACACCATCAACTTTGGATACGAACGGCATCCTCGCCAATGATTCGGTAAGTATACCGCCCCCACACCCTATGTCTAAGACACGATATTTGTGTTTCTGAAGTTGAGAACGCACATCTTGGTCCAGTTCTTGCTCTATGGCCGTTGAAACACGCGCTGGAAGGTGTTCTTTGTAGTTGAAGCCGGGAACATACGTATCAGGGCCTGCCTTGAACTGTTCACGCAGCGttttttggatgaagtcCATTCTCGCCAAGTTCATTTTATGAAGAATTCGCTGCGGTCCGGACACATCCCACCAAGAAGGCGCTAACTCAGTAAAATGCAGCACTTCGTCTTGTGAAGCAGCTGTTGAACCCCCTTGGCTGGTAGTGGCGCCAGAAGATAcaggcttcaagaactcgGGATTAAATTTCGTATACGCTCGCTTTAACACTCTAATCATGGTGAATGCCAATTAATTCAAGGGGCTCGAGCTGTTTGAGGCACAAAGGAGACTCAAAACGAATGATGCAGACTTTCCCCGCTTAAAAACCTGGGATATAAGAGGCTTGTCAGCTTTTTTATATTTCAATATTTCTCGTTAAGGTTCATCATCTTAAACAAAGATTTAAGATTTACATCTTCAACCCTACCACAACTTCGACCAAAAGGCAGAAGGCAGGATAAGGCCATAAACATGACTGACTCAGGAGAAATGCTGATGGCCAGCAGATCGCGAAGGTCTAATGCTGGCAATAAAATGCAGAAGCTGATAGACCAGGAGCGGcaggagcttcaagaaaggaCAGCAGCGCTTGATGAGGACGAAATCAACCTTTTATTTCAAGAGGAAGAAGGTGACGAGGAGTTCACTGCAGATGACAAGCGTCGgaaagatgatgatgaagtgttttcaaactccGAAGACGAAAGTGAcgcagaagatgatgaggaagaaggcGAAAGAGAGCTTCAACAGCAGGAGCGAAAGAAGCGAAAGCTTtcacagaagaagaagatacCAGTGGTGAAAAAGCGCCCTAATATTGAGACAGCAGCCAAGCCTCAGTATGAACAGCCTAAAGCCGAAAGCTTGCTCTTAGGTAGCCGAAGAACCTCTAAAAGATCGTCCGTTGTCGCCAATAAACTTCAGGTAtatgaaaagcttgcaaaggcagagaaaaagagagtACAGATTCAAGACCGCCTTAGGAAGAGCAAAGCAAATTTAGCGTATGTGGAGCTCACTCAAGAGGATAGGCTGCGCCAAGCGGAAGAGACGGAGAAGATAAATTTACAGAGTCTTAATAAAttcaaagaggaagagatCTACAAAAAGGAGACCAGAATTGCATTACAACTCCGGAAAAAAGCCAAGTTCGCCATGGGTGAAATTATGATAAGGATCAACACGTTGGGGTGGAGATTGACGCCTCTTATGGAGGTGGAAGACAGGCAATTTTGGGAAcagcagctttcaaagagacataaaaagaagaagaagtacACTAGGAGAAAGAAAGACAAATCAACAGAAGCTGTAAGTGAGGGCTCTAAAACAGTCCCCGATGGAACGAAAGAAACTAATCAGAGCCCTGAGAATGAGGGCAAACGTGAAACAGAACACAGCAAGCAGCCTCTTCCCGCAGATTCTGATTCGAGTGACAAGCTAATTGCTCCCAAGCTAGAAGACAGCAAATTAGAGGAAACAGAGACAATGTCTGCGGCCGAGGAGAGCCCAGAGCCAGCTGAAATGAAGATTAATGAGAAAGGTTCACATGAGGACAAGACGATTAACGAGGAGAGTGATGCCGTTCATGAGCAAACGGGCAGCGATCACAAGGACCACGATCAAAGTACAAACTCGGAAAGTAAGTTCGAAATCCCAAATAAAACCGAATTCGCTGCTGAGAATGGCGAGCACACCGATGTAGCTTCGAGAGCTGGAACACCTAATGCTCTTCCAATAGAAGAACTCCAATCTTCGCCAGTTCTTTCgacagaagaaaatgaaaataAAAGCTTGCCGAAACAAGTCTCTTTTGCAGCTGAAAACGAAGTCACTAAGTTTGATTCTTCAGAACCTGCAAACACTGTGCCATCTAGAGAGCAGTCAGTTGAATCAGAATTATCAAGGCAGACATCTAAAGAGCCCACTGAGCAAGACGAAAAAGACGAAACGGACGCTTCAGAAATTTATGAAGGGCCAGAACAACTAGTTGGACGAAACTTCATCACGCTATATGCCTACCCCGAAGAAAATCCAAAAGTCCACGATGTGAGGCCATATATTTTTGGCCCCCAGTGGATGCAGCCTCTTAACTCTCGTTcagaagatgttgaaacTATTGCAAAAATATACAACAACCAAGATGAAAGCAACTGGTCTGATGTTGGCTCCTCCTTGATACCCGACTTGTCAGCACTTGAAAAGTTTCCCGCATTTGGAGAATAtgacaaaaagctttcaacaGAAGTCGCAGAGGAGACAGACACGAGACTTCAGCTCGAAATCAAAactccagctccagctgGTGTGTTTTTGCCAAATGGTATACGGAAGAAGTGTCTGATTACAAATCGGGATTGCCAGTACTTCGATCCGAAGAACGGTGTGCCGTATGCAGATGTTGAGGCGTATAAGACGGTTCAAGAATTACAAGACCCAATTGGCGATGGAGGtagtgaagaagagccgCGCCCGCAGTACAAATGGTTTGGATTTGCGCGTGGTGGTATATTCCTTGACGTCCGTCAGAAGCCTGCCAAAGGTGTCCCCGAAGGTTTTTAGTTAAGTAAGTTCAATGATAtagaaggttttgaaaggttgTTCTGATCTAGATGTGTTTGAGCGAGTTACATACCATACGCACCATCGTGCTATAAGCTCTCACAGAGGGGTTGAGGCTAAATTTTTGGTTGACGGCGCGGTACTTTTGCAGGCTTGACTCCAGCTGCCTGCCAATTGGCCTATTCAAATCCTTGTTGTAGTAGTTCCATATTTTCTGGTTGTCAAATATTCCCGTACCACTTTCAGGGTTTGGAGGGGGCAAAAATTTGTTTTTCACGTTCATCATGTACAAAAGATTACGAGCCCGTGTCATCCCCACATATAGTGCGTTCTTTTCTATTGGGAAGTTTGAATTTGAACTACCTGATAGAAAGACAACAGGGAATTCTAAACCCTTCGATGAATGTATGGTTGAAATTTTAACCGCTCCAAGGTCATGTATGTTGCTGCGCTCGTTCGCAGCATGCTGTATGAAAGAGGAGTGCTGATCCATCCAAGTCTCCAAGAACCACTCTGTGAGCGAGACGTTCTGTGGTCTGGTACTGGAACACAATTTCAAAACGCCCAGCATCTCTATCAAGTGCTCTCTGAATATTTCTAAAtcattttcattttttATTTCGTCCGGTTTAAAACCAATTTGATGAGAAACTGTCACCAATCTTGAAATGATCGAGATAGCTGTTAGCGGCTGGCTAGATTCCAAATATTCCAGCAAAGGCTCCAAGTGTCTAACGAAGCTCTCTATTCTAGTTCGATTAGACACGCCGGTTGGCCATTGACGGCTTTGTGAAATGAAATTCCACAACGAAATATTTGCCTTTTGGGCTTCGCCGAAAAGTGTCTGTATGGATTGGTTACTCACGCCTTTTAGTGAGCTCAGTGTCACGATCACGCTAAAATCACTCTGATGCTGGCCCGCTCCTTCAACGAATCTCTTCTCCCTACTGACTAGCATACACGTTTTCAGTAAGTCAACAAGAAACTTGATATTTTTGTCTGATATCCAATCTGGCTGTGCTGTCAGCTTTTCAGTAGGTATCCCATAAGAGGAAAAGTGATCGCCCACGGCTTTAAGCTGGGCGTTTGTCCTTGTAAGAACTGCGATATCAGACAGCTTGACTGAATTACTGACAAGCTGACAGATTTTGTCCGTGATAATCTCTAGTTCTTCCAGGGGATCCGCGATGTCAACCAGTGACGGTTCGATTCCCATGGGTTCTTTAGAGAAAAATGCATTGTTATTTGTTACAGCTCTGGAAACATCCCCAGCTACAGCATTTGCCCATCTTGTTATTTCAGGTGTCGATCTGAAGTTATCATAAAGATGGAAAActttcaagttttcagGAGGGCGCATACTTTCAAGGAAGCGAATAACTGATCTGTTGTCTCCGAGAAAACCGTAAATGCTCTGATGTGGgtcgccaaaaagaaaTAGCTGTTTATTTTGTGATATTGCCGAGAGGAATGGGCCTAAAGAAGGGAAAAGATCTTGATATTCATCAACTATCACGACTTTGTATTTGTGAAGCAAGCCGTTGGTCATTGACGGTAGTTCGCTCGCTTGATTTGCAGCACCTGATCGTAAGTACTTTGTCGCTAGTGAAATGAGTTCCTCGTTTGTAAAAACTTTCGATGCTTTCATAATTGTAACAATTTGTTCCATAGCAGCATCCTTCTCATTGACTGTTCCTTTGGCCTGGTACTCTCTGAACAAACGctcaaacatttttgggGTGAGAGTAGTGCCACGACGACCCGAAACGTATTTCTTCAGCAAATTTGCAGGAatgagctttgaaagacccCTCCATCCGTTCTCCTCTATTATATTTACTAAACCTTCATTTTCGACAACGACTCGGTTGGCCAGGCCATGAATAGTGTAAACACCAATCTGAGCAACAAGATCAGTCAAAACGTCCCCCTGAATTCCGtctgttgttgtttctAGCTCACTGAAAATACTATTCAACTGATTGATAACATTGTCAACAGCTTTATTGGTTAGGGATAGTACTAACACCTCGTCCGCCCCAACGATTCCTTTCGAAATGAGTTCTCTAACTTTGAGCATAAGTGTTAAAGTCTTGCCAGACCCGGGGCCCGCTATCACCTTTACTGTTGTGGCAGGTTCATAGGCGCACTGGATGACTTCGTTTTGTGATGGAGTTGGAGTGGGCATTGATGGCTCAGCACGGCTTTATAACACTAAGGCAGCGTGGAACAAAGCATATATCATCAAATCATCCGTTTCTAAGCAAACAGCTGACAAGGTGAATTTGTTCTTCCAGCTGTACTACAATTGTCacttcttttcaaggcctTGAATTCTAAGTCTCGTGATTTCACGTGATGGAGctgaaagcttcaactaGAGCTTCAAGATGGGTTTTAGTTTCCTGAAAAATCAAGGAAGGCTTGAATGCTGTATCGTCATGTTGCTGTCTTTCCCTGCTAACATAGTTCTGCTGGAGAGCGTTCAATAGATAAGTGTAATTCGTTGCCAGAAATCTCTCAGGGTGATTTGTCTTCTTGCTGCATTTTGTCATGACAGTTTCGAAGTCGTTCCTGATTCTGATGACAGAATTATAGAGAGGTTCAGAACGTTCGTCAATGTGTTCTTTCTGGGTCATGGATAACATAAGAATACTGTTCAGGAAATTGGCAAATTGTACGGTGAGGTCTTGGATTGTGGTGGAGGGGTCGGGCTCTTCCTTTCTTGCGGAATGCGTCTTCGCGTGAACAGATATGGGGAAATTCCGGAGACTTTCACATTGGAAgtcaacaagctgctgaaatTTAGGCCACAGCAGTATCAGTTGTCCATCAAGATACTCGTCCACAACGGGGACCTTTCTGCGTTGTGACTCAAACTGCAAGTGGTGAGAGATCCAGATACTTATCAGCACCCCAAACATGTCAAAGGTTGGCGTGACGAGTCGTTTTGTATACGCCATCGCGTCCTCAAACGTGGGCTGAAAAATCTGTTCCAGAATACCACGGAGATCCTCAACGTTATTGCtaacttgaaaaaagtcattcaaaaaggtaaACTCAACGGAACAATTATCTAGAATGGCTAGGTttaagtttttgaagccaacctccaaaaagtttggcGCGTTGTTATTTTCGGCTATCTGTGATACCATAACAGTGTTGTCTTCTTGCGTAAGGACTGACAGTCTCTTTTCTATCTGAAAGTAATCGTTGATTGCCGCGTCAGAAGGATTAGAAGAGCCGATCATCGACGATTTATATCCGCCTGAAAAGTAGCTCGCAAACCTGCCAGAGGCGGTAGCAGAATTAGAAAGGCCGCGCCCTAATGCATAGTTAGAATCGATGGAAACATACTGGAGAATAGTGAGGGACCGCATGTATCGACTGAAGTATTGTTTGTAGTACCATCTCATTGTATAAGCATACGCCTGTCTCAGTTCCAAAGCTAGGGAGTAGTTGTGCTTCACCAAGTATTGAAATATTTCTTTCacttccaaaagctggCTTTGTATCCTTTGTGAGGGCACGGTGCGATGATCCCTCAGTATTTTGATTCTCGACACAATAAACTTTTTGCTCCTCTCCAGGACGAGCGATTGCAAGACGTCCAGAAGTTCGCTCAGCTTTGCAAAGTCTGATGGCACTTCCCAGTTCTCTTCTTTATACTTAGCATATATCTCCTGCTTGTCTTTGATGTAGGCAGCATTCTCAACCCACGAAGCATTTATCTTGCCGCGAGTGATCTGGGAAACAACCTCAGGAGAGATTATAAGGTCATTCACCAAAGGACTGATTCCTGCAAGGTCCTTAGAGTTCTCTTGTGATAGCTTATTGAGTTCTAACGACTTACCCCTAATCAAGCTGAGGTCTCTCGTCAATgacttgaacttgtcatTCAGGCCCGAAAAGTAAGACTGCAATGGCGGtatcttttcttcaattgcttGTTCAATGGCCTTTGATCTTTCTTCCAGATTATGAAGTTCCGTTAGAGAGGAGTTGTCAACTTGGAATCGATGTTCCTTCGCATGTTCCAAGAAACCCTCATAAAGGTCTGTACCATCAGAGGGGGGTATCGCCTGAACTTGGGTTCCGAGGATTGTCTGCAAAGCGTCCATGTCGAGTGTTGCGACTTCCGATTTTTGATGCAAAgtgaactttttggaaggCGCTCGAAAATGTTAATACTTGACACTTCGAAGAACTCAGGCCttgatttgaagaaaactctcaaagaagCCCGTATCTTGATAATATGTAATGCTTACAAACCTCTAACTTTTGATATCTTAGCAAGCATACCTGCTAGCTGTAGGTAAGTGCCAACACCCTCCAGAATTCGCATATGCGCGAAACCTATTTCGCGAATCATCTCCAACCTtacagcttcttttatCTCATCTAGGTTTTTAGTGACACGGAAGCAAGTTGTTACTATGTCGACTGCAGAGTACCCCTTGTTCCAAAGCTCCTTGAAGAGCGCAAGCGACTCGTCTAGCGAGGGTGCAAGCAGCATACGCTTTACTATCAGCGGGTGAGGGGAATCTACGATTTTGAAGACGTTCTCACCGTTAACAAGGCCGTAGCCAGCAACAGTACTCTGTAAGTTATTGAGCGCTTGTCGCATGTCTCCTTCAGCAGTGAAGATGATCGCTTCAAGCCCATCATTAGTGTACTGGACGTTTTCAGCCTGAATCACCTCAAGCAACCGCCTCAGTACTTGGTCGTCTTGCAGCTTAGAGTAACGCAAAATGGCACACCTACTCTGCAGCGGCTCTATAATTTTGTTTGACTGGTTGCATGCAAAAGCAAAACGAGTAGTGTTAGAGTAAATCTCCATAGTCCTTCTCAATGCCTGTTGAGCACCGGCAGTCATAGAGTCTGCCTCGTCCAGAATCACGATCTTGTGTCTCCCAGGGGGCAAACTGCACTTCTTCTGCGCAAACTGCTTGATTTGGTTTCTGACAACGTCTATTCCTCGATCGTCAGATGCATTGAGCTCCAGCACTGCCTGTGAATATGCGTTTCCCAGCAGTTCATGGGCCAGACAACTCACCGAGGTGGTCTTACCAATACCTGGTAAGCCACTGATAATCAAGTGTGGCATATTACCATCCTGTGCAATTTGTTGCAGGCGGGTTATCGTTTCCTCATTACCCACAATATCCTTCAGTAGATGTGGCCTATATTTTTCGACCCAAGGAAGCTCCAGCTTCAATGCATTAGCAGACATGTTCCGGGCCTGTTAGAAAGTATTTGGTAAGAAGCCAAGCCTGTGGtgatttctttgatctAACTTTCGATGCCTCAAAACTGGACCACTGGCCACCTagaagcttcaagatcttccCGTTTCGTTTTCATCGTtaaatgaaaaaaaatactaCGTGAAAGAAGCGATGGGACGCGATGAGCATTCCATAGTACGAGCGTGagcaacaaagagaagccGGAAGTATTGTCCAAATGAGCGACTCCAAACCAGAAAAGCCAATAACCATGCATCCTCATCCGCTGCCCCCTGTTCCGGAGGGCATGTCGAAGTCGCAATGGAAGAAAGtatggaagaagaagcggtTTGAAGAGACTAAAGACGAGTTTGCCAAGATCCGTAGGGAGAAGAGGCAGAAGGCCAAAGAGACCAGGAGGGCCAAGATCCAGGAATACTTGGACCGCGGCGAAGAGGTGCCTGAGGACCTGCGCCGCaagccaagaaagaacCAGGACCAGAAAGACTCGGGAATCAACATCATCTTGGACTGCGCATTTGACGACCTCATGAACGACAAAGAGGTTGTGAGTTTGAGCACGCAGATCACACGAGCCTACAGCCACAACAAGCGCGAAAACCACTTTGCCAAGGTCAAAGTgacaagcttcaacaagcgCCTGCGGACCCGCTTCGAAGAGGGTCTCAAGGACGCACACCACGATGAATGGAAGAACTTTGAATTCACTGAGGATCCTACTCTGCCCACGGAAAACTCCGTATACCTCACTGCCGATACCGACGAAACcctcgagaagctggagcCGGGTACCAACTATATCGTGGGGGGCATTGTCGACAAAAATAGACACAAATTGCTGTGCTACAACAAGGCCCGTGAGCTTGGCATCCCAACCAAAAAACTACCTCTAGCCGAGTTCATTAAGCTCACCGGCAGAGAAGTGCTAACCTGCACGCACGTGATCCATCTTATGCTGAGATACTTTGACAACCTCGACTGGAAGGAAGCCTTTGAAACCGTGTTGCCTCAGCGCAAGCtagaagaagctgaagccGCCGCCGAGGCGGCAGCAAAGGCTCAGTCGCCACAAGCCGAGTCATCAGAGCCCTCTAGCGCTACATCCGAAGAAGAGCCCCAAGACTAGAACTAATAACATATAATCATTACATACGAACAAAGATAGAGATACTAGAGGAAGCCAAGATTTCTCCTTTTCAGATCATGGGCAGTTGCAGAACCATATACAGCAGCGCCTGGGAATTCAGGCTTGTATGCTGTAGGCTCGCGTCGGCCTAcgctttcaaaagcacTTAATCATTATCCACGAATTTAATATTAATATTAGCCTTGGCGGCTATTGTAACTAGAGCCTATCCCACTCACATCCCGTATGTCAGGAAAAGGGCAAAATGCGTTATCGGGGCCGTGAGTTGGTACAGAACTCGCTATTGGACGTTCTAGTATTTCATAAAGCCGAGACATGTTGGTGGCGAGGGGATAACCCTAATATAAAGCAGCAACTAAGCGCTGAGCGCCGCAGCCGAGAGCTAT from Lachancea thermotolerans CBS 6340 chromosome C complete sequence includes:
- the TRM10 gene encoding tRNA (guanine(9)-N(1))-methyltransferase (similar to uniprot|Q12400 Saccharomyces cerevisiae YOL093W); this encodes MSDSKPEKPITMHPHPLPPVPEGMSKSQWKKVWKKKRFEETKDEFAKIRREKRQKAKETRRAKIQEYLDRGEEVPEDLRRKPRKNQDQKDSGINIILDCAFDDLMNDKEVVSLSTQITRAYSHNKRENHFAKVKVTSFNKRLRTRFEEGLKDAHHDEWKNFEFTEDPTLPTENSVYLTADTDETLEKLEPGTNYIVGGIVDKNRHKLLCYNKARELGIPTKKLPLAEFIKLTGREVLTCTHVIHLMLRYFDNLDWKEAFETVLPQRKLEEAEAAAEAAAKAQSPQAESSEPSSATSEEEPQD